One window from the genome of Treponema sp. OMZ 838 encodes:
- the gap gene encoding type I glyceraldehyde-3-phosphate dehydrogenase — protein sequence MKVAINGFGRIGRLVFQALVEQNLLGKDKFDVVAVVDLSTDAKYFAYQLKYDSVQGKMNAEIGTKGDDVLVINGHEIKCVSGKGLTPAQLPWKELGIDLVIESTGLYTNEKAYGHLEAGAKKVIISAPGKSADAAKPIKTIVMGVNENEYDPAKHHVVSNASCTTNCLAPIVHVILKEGFGIETGLMTTIHSYTATQKTVDGVSMKDWRGGRAAAINIIPSTTGAAKAVGEVLPSTKGKLTGMSFRVPTPTGSVVDLTFRATKDTSIEELDAAFKKASETYMKGILGYCNEEIVSTDIIHDKRSSIYDSKATLQNNLPGEKRFFKVVSWYDNEWGYSNRVIDLLKFMNK from the coding sequence ATGAAAGTAGCTATTAACGGATTCGGCAGAATCGGTCGGCTCGTGTTCCAGGCATTGGTTGAACAGAATTTGCTTGGAAAGGATAAATTTGATGTCGTTGCGGTTGTCGATCTTTCAACCGATGCAAAGTATTTTGCCTATCAGCTTAAATATGATTCCGTACAGGGCAAGATGAATGCCGAAATCGGTACGAAAGGCGATGATGTACTGGTGATTAACGGTCACGAAATTAAATGTGTTTCCGGCAAGGGATTAACTCCCGCTCAACTTCCGTGGAAAGAATTAGGCATCGATCTCGTTATCGAAAGCACCGGCTTGTACACAAACGAAAAAGCCTACGGCCATTTGGAAGCAGGTGCAAAGAAGGTTATTATTTCCGCACCCGGCAAGAGTGCCGATGCCGCAAAGCCCATTAAGACAATCGTTATGGGTGTCAACGAAAACGAATACGACCCCGCAAAGCATCACGTTGTTTCCAATGCGAGCTGCACCACCAACTGTTTGGCTCCCATCGTCCATGTCATCTTAAAAGAAGGTTTCGGAATTGAAACAGGATTGATGACAACGATCCACTCTTATACCGCAACACAGAAGACCGTTGACGGTGTCTCGATGAAAGATTGGCGCGGCGGACGGGCTGCTGCTATCAATATTATTCCGTCTACGACCGGCGCTGCTAAAGCTGTCGGCGAAGTATTGCCTTCAACAAAGGGCAAGCTGACCGGTATGTCATTCCGCGTACCGACCCCCACCGGTTCGGTTGTCGATTTAACCTTCCGTGCAACAAAAGATACTTCGATCGAAGAACTCGATGCAGCATTCAAGAAAGCTTCCGAAACCTATATGAAGGGGATTTTAGGCTATTGCAACGAAGAAATCGTTTCCACCGATATTATTCACGACAAACGCTCTTCCATCTATGACAGCAAGGCAACGCTCCAGAATAACCTCCCGGGCGAAAAGCGCTTCTTTAAAGTAGTATCATGGTATGATAACGAATGGGGATATTCCAACCGCGTTATCGACCTGCTTAAATTTATGAATAAATAG
- a CDS encoding DUF1343 domain-containing protein gives MKTSVCHLHQLKTAAVFFFLFCIVCQEATAENRLKLGIERLPEYRAVFAGKRVGLITNQTGIDSEGTPSAVLLSRSAQLTALFSPEHGIQGNEREGASIGHSADPRTGLPVYSLYGNTKRPTPEMLKDIDVLCFDIQDAGARFYTYISTMAYAMEECARHKKQFVVFDRPNPIGDTVEGNMLELEYRSFTGYFPIVQRHGMTVGELARLFNTEYGIRCDLTVIPMEGWNRTTYFDELPLIWVPPSPNIPSPQTALVYAGVCLFEGTNLSVGRGTTMPFQYLGAPYIDAYRLADSLNRLGLEGVRFLPAFFTPSLSLYTGQLCGGVQIAVTDRRSFAPVKTAIAMFYEIKRLYPDKFTINNAGKKYCGLHLLTGCTQLTNPSQTAQDYFTRIEKETKQFSDIRKKYLLY, from the coding sequence GAAAACGTCTGTATGCCATTTACACCAACTGAAGACGGCGGCGGTATTCTTCTTTTTATTTTGTATTGTATGCCAAGAAGCTACGGCAGAGAATCGGCTGAAATTGGGGATTGAGCGGCTGCCGGAGTACCGCGCCGTTTTTGCAGGGAAGCGGGTAGGGTTAATTACCAACCAAACCGGTATCGATTCCGAGGGAACGCCCTCAGCCGTGCTGTTAAGCCGGTCGGCGCAGCTTACGGCGCTTTTTTCACCTGAACACGGTATACAGGGCAACGAACGGGAGGGGGCGTCCATCGGGCACAGCGCCGACCCGCGAACGGGACTTCCGGTATACAGCCTTTACGGAAACACCAAACGGCCGACGCCGGAGATGTTAAAAGATATCGACGTACTTTGCTTTGATATTCAAGATGCCGGCGCTCGTTTCTACACCTATATTTCCACCATGGCGTATGCGATGGAAGAATGTGCGCGGCATAAAAAACAATTTGTCGTATTCGACCGCCCGAACCCAATCGGCGATACTGTCGAAGGAAATATGCTGGAACTTGAATACCGTTCCTTTACGGGATATTTCCCCATCGTACAGCGGCACGGTATGACGGTCGGGGAGCTTGCCCGGCTCTTCAACACCGAATACGGTATTCGCTGTGATTTAACGGTAATCCCGATGGAAGGTTGGAACAGAACAACCTACTTTGACGAGCTGCCGCTAATATGGGTACCGCCGTCTCCCAATATTCCATCGCCGCAGACAGCACTCGTGTATGCGGGCGTCTGTTTATTTGAAGGAACCAACCTTTCGGTGGGGCGGGGAACGACAATGCCGTTTCAGTACCTCGGGGCGCCCTACATCGATGCGTACCGTTTAGCCGATTCACTGAACCGATTAGGCTTGGAAGGAGTGCGCTTTTTGCCCGCATTTTTTACCCCCTCGCTTTCGCTCTATACGGGGCAGCTCTGCGGAGGAGTACAGATCGCCGTTACCGACCGCCGCAGTTTTGCCCCTGTTAAAACGGCAATCGCCATGTTCTACGAAATCAAGCGCCTCTATCCCGACAAGTTTACGATAAACAATGCAGGTAAAAAATACTGCGGTTTGCATTTATTAACAGGTTGTACACAGCTCACCAATCCTTCGCAAACCGCACAGGATTATTTTACACGTATCGAAAAAGAGACAAAGCAGTTCAGCGACATACGCAAGAAATATCTTTTATATTAA